A segment of the Solea solea chromosome 14, fSolSol10.1, whole genome shotgun sequence genome:
ATTAGCAGGAAATCTGAGTTTCACGTCGCTGAGCACTTTCTATCGACTTAAGATTAACGCTACTGTAAGTACCATGCaagtggtgttttttgtttcattaataaAAACGTAAAGTTTAAATATGCAAACGCTCTGTACCTCCATGTAACTTCACATTTCCTTCACTCTTCAAAGCAACAATTTCATTGTACACATCAATCATGGAAAGCACCGTGCACCATTTACAGCTTGAGTTTGGTACACGCATAATTCAGTGTCGTTATTGCCACACAGTAAATGAACCCATTTCACATATAGTACACATTTACCTTTAATTTGAAAGGCtctttaaattcaaatgaattcttttAAGACATGTGTGTGATTTACTTTTACCATTTTGCAATTAATACGTTTTTTctgtatgtaaatataatttttcatatttatttgattCTTTCGTGCACCCATTTTATGAATTAcatattaaatttaaataagaATTTGAATGAAATGCTATTACTAATAACTTGATGAATAGATTTCAATTTCAACAACTTTAAATGATTTCAGGATGGTGGAGGCCAGTGTCATTTTAATTATACAAACTACAACTCAAATGTGGTTTATTCCTTCGTTTCGGTGGGGGACGTCCCAGACATCGACCCACAGTTCATCGGTCTTCCCTACATAGGGAGTGTTATGGAAAATACTCTAGTGGTGAGTGCTTTTTTCAGTGTTGTTACCATTTGTGCTCTTGCCATTACATGTCACTAATTGTTATTTACTGGCTCTTTAATGAGGTGAATtgagaaaatatgttttcatttcatcaaaATCTCACACAAACTGACTAACCAATTTTTCCAAATAGCAgaaaatataattgtttttatatttgacaGGACTCgactgtgtttaaagtgaaaGCCATAGACCCAGACATAGGAATCAGTGATGTTATCCACTATAGCATTGAAGGTCAGACTCGACAACTTGTAGATAATTTATGGTTTGagctgatgaaataaaaaacaaaaaaaaaatcaccacttTGTTTCACAGATTCAACAGTAGAGGGTCTGTTCAAAATCTCAAGAACTGATGGCGTCATATCTGTGATGTCAGCAATTGACAGAGAAGTTGTTGGTGATACCATTAGCCTGACTGTAAAGGTACAGTTGTTTTTCTCCCttctgttgttactgttgtagTAATAGTTTTACAGtgagtaatgtaatgtaattttgttttaatatatcATTTCTTTGATAAAACTATTTCattggtaaaataaaaaaatgattcagcTCTGATCTTGTTTTAGGCCACAGAGTCTAAACTAAACATCCATGGGTTACATGGCAGCACCACAGCAAATGTATCGATCAACATCCTCGACGTCAATGACAACAAGCCGGAGTTTTACAAGTGTGGAGGCTCAGGAGACGAGCGCTCCTGTGAGAAGGCGACTTCCTTCACAGGAGAGGTCATCGAGCACTGGCTGGGCTCTATTTCCATCAACATGACAGTCAAAGATCCAGACAGGGTAAGAAAATATGATAATAAAGTTTTcccctaatgtgtgtgtgtgattgtggaTCAAGCATGAATCTCCTCTATTACAGTTTTCCCGCACTAATCTAAAACTGGAGGGAACTGACAAAGACGTTTTTACTGTGGCGCCTGATCACATCACATCAGAGAGCATTGTTCAGCTTCTGGTCAAGCAGCCCCAATTACTGGACTTTGAAGTGACACAGCAAATGGTTGTACAGGTAAGAAGTAAAGATAAAAATAGGCTGTGAGTCTGTTGAAGTAATAAAGGATTGAGCCGATTCCGTTCCGATTTGTATCGTTCcaaaactggtcaaaatcactggatggtagattaaaaaagaataagagGAAGTCCCCAATATCATCCTAAACATCTTATGTATCTTAGAAAGGCTTCAGGTTGAGTCGGTTTTTGTGTGCTTTTTCAagtaattttaaaaatgtgtaatctTACTTTTACtaaaaggggacatattatgcaaaatcaactttttaaccatttcaatacctatgtttttttggaagtactgtacttcacatCCACAGCAgagtaaaaaaatgtaatgaaataataaaataaatataaccacgcactggaaactttggcagtgaacgatgaggacatgtgaacaatggggacaggtgaacgacgaggacaggagaatgacaaggacaggtgaatgacgaggacaggtgaatgacgaggacaggagaatgacgaggacaggtgaatgacgaggacaggagaatgacgaggacaggtgaatgacaaggacagatgaacgatgaggacaggtcaaCAATGAgcacatgtgaatgatgaggacaggtgaatgatgaggacaggtgaatgatgaggacaggtgaatgacgaggacaggtgaatgacgaggacaggtgaatgatgaggaaaggtgaacgatgaggacaggtcaacaatgaggacaggtgaatgacgaggacaggtgaaagatgaggacaggtgaatgacgaggacaggtgaataacgAGTGAGTGCGAAAGTTAAatcatttgtgacctttgacccattttgactgatacattgtgtttacatattttattttgtcaggcctttaatttgtaaaggttttattttaaacaagctacttttttactttaacttgagtacatttttttatcaaaatagtggtacttttacttgagtagaatgtttcagtactctttccacctctgtatatatacacattttggATAAAACTGTATTGGACCAGTGTCGGAAGATACTCAGGCTGTGACCCCTAGTAATAATACTAAGTAATATATCTTTTCTCACTAGTTTGTCATATTAGTGATATTTCTAACCAGTCACAACAAGTCTTTTGCTTGTGTCACATGCAGGTGGTCGCCACAGATGAAGATCAATCCAGTTTCCACTCCACTGCGACAGTCACGATCACCATCAAGGACAGTAATGACAACAGCCCCAAGTTCCCAGAAGACACATACAGGCTGACTGTTCCTGAACACTCTGCTGTTGGGACCCTAGTGAAAACCATCACTGTATGCAGttaattattattcatgttCACACAGTTTGAAATGatatgcaacaaaaaaaaaaatgtattggtgCGCCTCCAGACAAAcattaatattgtttttgtttcttaggCTGAGGATCCTGACACAATGGATAAAGACAAGCTCACTTACAGACTTCTTCCAGAGAGCATGTTCGTTTACACTCAAACAAAGCCTCAGTTATTTCCTTGTTGTTTGAACATGTGCCtcttctccacacacactgagacaacACCGCTGTGTATTGCTCTTTTCCAGACTACAGTATTTCTATGTGGACCGACTCACAGGCTCAATTTATGTGCAGAACGCAACTCTGTTGGATCGTGAGGTCCGATCTCTGTATTCAGCGACTCTACAGGCCATGGACACAGATGGGAAAACTGGCACCACACAGCTGGAGATTACTGTGACGGACATCAACGACAATCGCCCAGTCTTCAACAGAGACTCTTACATGGTGTTTGTGAAAGAGGGAGAACCGATGGAGGTTAAGATAGAGGTAACGTGATAGAATAAGACAACACATCACATATCACATGCTCATGCAACATTTCCTCAGAGTTCTGGACATAATGTGCGCAGCTAGTGAGAATTCTATAAGGTGAGCCCTTTGTTAAATGTCCATGTCCCAGGCTGGTTCTTGGTGATGGTGATGCGATTGATGAAGTCAGTGCTAATTATGTGTCAGTTCCCCACTTCCAAAACCCAAACTATCCTTTTAACACCTGTAGTTATGGAAGTTAATGTTTAAATACATACAAGGTTAGTCTTTGTCCGCGTGAAAGGTGAGTGTATATATAAGAAATATAATGTTGCCTTCTAATCATGCTCTGATATATGCAGGCTACTGATGCAGATGACCCCGATACAATGAACAGCCAAATCGTGTATGGAATTGAGCCCAGCACGTACAGTGATAACTTTACCATCAACCCAAACACTGGTGTGCTGAAAAGCAGTGTTCCGCTGGATCTTGAGGCCCTGAACCCAGACCTGAAAGGAAGAATTGAACTCAACGTAACTGCGACGGACAAGGGAAGTCCCCCACTGTCCGCAGTTGTCGCAGTTATTGTTAATGTAGAGGTAAGATCTGAGCAATAGatgttgagccactgctgctgtgtcGCTACAGATTGCTGCCACACTTAGTGTCTTCTTCTGATGCAGGATATCAATGACAACTCACCACAATTCGAGCCCCCCGCTTACAATTTCTCTGTTAAGGAAGGAGGTCTGTATTTAATTTAACTCACAAATGGCTTTTCTGTGTACAGTATTGTGTGGtcagattttaattaaattttttttttttatatcaaaatcAGATGCATTTGTAGGTTTTGTTTACGCTGAGGATTTGGACCAAACAGCAGAGTTTAACCGCATCTCCTTCAGCATCATGAGCGGGAGCTTTGGCACCTTCATTATCCGCACCGATGCACAGGAGCGGGGCTACAGGGGAACCATCCGTGTGGACCCAGACGTTGAACTGGACTATGAGAACACCCACAAGCAATTCCTGCTGAAGATAGAGGCAACAGATCTGGAGCAGAAGACAGCGGTGGCGATGGTGGAGGTGAACGTATTGGATGTAAACGATGAGAGGCCCGAGTTCAAACCGATGGCGCCTGTGCAAGTAAAGGAGAACACAACCATCAGTGGGGCTGTTGGGAAGTTCACGGGGCACGACAAAGATGGAAATCACTCGCTGGTGTACAAGTTGGAATCCATCAAATGCAGATGCAAAAGCAACAGCTCTCAGGAATGTAGCAACTGGTTTATCCTCGATCCGACAGGGGAAGTCAGACTCAACCCGGACTTCACAGTGGACTATGAAGAATGTGaccaggtggaggtggaggctcGGGTATTGGACGAGTACACAGAGAAGGGGGACAACCACAGTCTTACCACAGGTCAGAACTGGGTGGTTTAGATataacaagaataaaaaaagtcacGTTGTAAAAGCATAAAGCCATCAAACCGgtttcttcactgtgtttccatcTCTTTCAGGAAAAATGGTGATCCACATTGAAGACATCAACGATAATTCCCCGCAGTTCATTCCCTCGGATTCTGTATTTTGTCAGTGCATGTCTGAGCATTTTTCCACCCTGTGTGTCTCGTTGAACTGAAACACTGAAACTCTGACGTCTCTCTGCTTCTCTACTTTAGTTGTGGTGTCAGAAACTGCAAGTAAAGGGACTTCGGTTGCAGGAGTCACCGTGAGTATGAAAGAACACAAATAATTCCACAAATAAGTGACGAATGGTGTCCAGATAATCCTGCACGTATCTCCTGCTGCTCTCAGGCGACAGATCGCGACACGGCGGAAAAAAACAGGCAGATTGACTTTAAAGTAACGTCAGTCAAATTTAAAGACAACAATCACACAAGTGACACAAGGATGCTGTTTGAGGCCATCACCACACAACAGAAAGATGTTTATGTCGGGATAATTCAGTGAGTAAAAACTCATTCATTCTGCTCTTAATGTAActtttctgtgtatttgttaccaaTGTAGTTACTTTTTCTCAAGGATTTGAATTACGGTTAAATTAGGgtttggcattaactggttatggttaaggtttgggataaAGTTTGAATGGATGCAGTGTCCttcaagtaaaacaaaaacaacgagagacacagaggagaagtACAATTATTCAGCTGAAAAAGATAAATTGACCCCACAGACAGAGACTGGGCTTGTATCTCTGTGTCCATAACTGCTCTCATAGTTTCTTTTACTTCCCACAGAACCACAGAAGGTCTCGATATGTCACTGAAAGGCAAATATTTGGTAACAGTAACTGCAACTGATGGTGGCGGCCTGTTCAGCAGCACAGTACTGGAGGTGAGTGCTTAGAATGTAGAAGAAGATATCACCTAGATCGTCTGTCTCTGTAAAACCCCAGTGTTCTGTGTTTATACCTCTGTTCTTGACATCATGCAGATATTCACAGTTGATAAAACATATCAAGTGAAACTTGGGTTTACACGAAGCATGGAGGAGGTTGAACAAAATCGCAACAGCATCGTCAGGTAAATATTTACAGCTTGAATGTGTTGAAAGAGAGgcgacatgtttttgtgtttttcttttcactgaCGTAACACTCAGGACTTCCTGATCTTCCTGTATTTGCAGTGCACTGATTGCCGCCACCAAGGCTACTGTGGAAGTGGTTGCAATCCAGCCTGACACTCCTGAAGAATCCAGGCATGTTGGTTCCTACATCGACTCTAACATCGAATCATATTATCGATATTTTCTGTGTACATAGGCCCTAAATCATTGTTGGACAACAACTGTTTTTGTCCACTAGGTGGTGCAAGTGCACACTGCTGAGGTTATTTTAgattttgagattaaaaaagCCAAAAATGCTCTTGTTAGTTTACAAAGTAGATGAGAgtattcatttttcttttctttcttcactcAGGTCTTCCATCAGCACTATCATGGTGGCATATTTTGTCTACTCCAACGGGACAGCTCTCACCTCTAATGAAGTGGAAAAGATGCTCTCTAGTCCTGACCACTATCCTGTACTGGCCGGCCTTGGCCTCATATACATTGTAAGTATACTTTTAAATTCAGGATTTCATTTAATCCTGAAATTTGACCAGTGAAGCCTGTCACTGCACAGAGATGCAGCcatgacacagtcacagaagagagagagtttaGTATATTATTCCACTCCTTTGGGGGATTTGAAATAATGATCACCTATAAATTGATATTACACGATTCTTCCAGCCTGAGCAACACATAAGTAGTTGTTATTACTTATTTGATGGATCTTataaaatattttcaaaataattgaGTCCATTGCATTAACTGGTATATGTTATTTCTCTCTGTGGATGTTTGATGTATAAGTATGCAGATCCCTGGTTAtctaaacatatatgtatatatatatatatatatatatatatatacatattacaaattattattgCAGACACAAGATGTCAgctaattttagtttttatatgaaataaattgttcatttttttttttttttttttacttttttttacattgtagGGAAATACTATAATCAGAGCATAACGtgtaaattaaatgttattgatcattagaaaacaacaaaaataaagacagatttcttctttgtgtttcaggGAAAGGCAACCGTGGTTGGACCAGAAACTGAACCTGTAAAGTACATCCTGCTGGGAATAGTGGGCGGCTTCATCATTTTACTGGTTGTCCTCATCACCTCTCTGCTGTGTACTCGCAGAAAGTAAGAACGCTGATATGGAATAAAGTTTAGGGACAGGACTAAAATACAGAATGCATCCAAAAACACGGTGATACTACTGACCTGAAACCATCAGTGAgcgtttctgtgtctgtgtctgtgcaacAGCTACCAGAGGAAGCTAAAAGCTGCTAAAGCAATGAACTCTGCATCCATGGTGACGTCCAACAACCAGAAAAGTGGTCCCGTGGTACCTGGAACCAACAAGTACACCATGGAGGGGTGAGGAGACAACAGCACCTGCATTAATAAAGGAATATGAGTTCATGTATGAAAATATGTTTTGCCATTATTCTGTGACAGGGCCAATCCTGTTCTCAACCTCAACATTGACACAAACCTGGTCCTGGACATGGATGAGGGGAGCTCAGATGTGGACAAAGTCAGGTACTGACCACCTTATTTCTGCCATCTGCTGATTGTTCCCTCACCACTGTTGGATGAGTAAGTGGCTCACAGTCACATGCGACATCTCTCTCCTCACTATGGCAGCGCTGGTTAATAAACTGGGATGGTTTCCAGGTGAACAGTTTGTCACAGTCTGCTCACTGCAGCATGTTGTGACAGAGAGGTGGCGTTCAGCTTCCATCAGTGCTGCGCGACCTGTGAAAtgaaaaaccacaaacactGATTGGAGTGGAAAACATCGTCTTTGGCAGGTGACTGTAAGAATTAGGATTATTTGTGACggttcatttttctttctcaatAAAGCCTCAACTCCCTCGACTACAATGACGACATGACGATTATTGGAAGGGACACAAAGCAAAACATAGTGAGTTTACAATTTTAAAATCTATACACGTATTAGAGTATTGTCAAATCATTTCACCTGCCTGTTTCTCCTTTGCAGATgttccaggaggaggaggagaaggaggagaaggaggaggagtacaACGGTTCCCCAGAGTACATTGAGCCTCTGGGTGAAGCACTGGCCCAAAGGACACCGAAGAAAGACAAACCATATTTGGGTTTTAATAACCCGGGTTTCAGCAATACTACAGACCTGTAAAGGAAATGCTGAAGAAAGAGGCGCCAATCGTAATCGTAAGGTGGAGATATGTTGCTTCTCTTTAACCAGATTTAACCAAATAACAAATCAAACAGTATATTACAGAGCCAGCTCTCTCACTCCTACCCCGCACTGATGAAATGTTAATGCACTATTGTGTTCTTATTTAGTTTTTGAATGgctaaaaatacataaaacatgttgtatattttatatataaaaaaagatttttaaatgttgaatcGCTCTTTCCCACTGTTTTCTGTGTTAGAGAGACGAGACGACTGTGACGTTGAGAGCATATTTTCCAAAACTGTCGTTGCATAAACACGTAGACCCTGGGTGTGGACCGTCCGGCCTCCGCACTGAACATAGCAATATGAGACAATAAGAGACAGTTTGGCCAAAGAACTGAGgtagttaataaaaaaaagaagcaagatGAGGAAATAAAGGAACACTTGGAGTGATTACACTTTCTAAATAACTTGGAATGGTCAGTTAAGGATGTTTTAAAGCTTTAAGGGACGAACAtgcaaaaacaatcaaaacaaatgttcGTTTCACAtataaataactttattttgttCACATAATAAGcaatggttttaaaaaaaagtcagtaaaCGCAGTTATGCCAACAACACACGGTGCTTATAATTATTACAGCAGATGTTTCTGGAAAGAATTAAGGAAAACAGAAGCTATTGCATTCGGTATGAAAGTAAAAAGGTTTAACCTTTAATGATTAACATTGCTTGGGGTGTGCGATACTTgctgaaataaaacatgcagtgtgACGTCACGCGAGCAGCTGAATGACAagattatttcactgttaactGACATCTAAATGAATGTATCACAAGTGCAATCTatgaataaaagcatttttcttcttcaaatgtGGATTTTAGCCCACTCATGAAGTTAAAGCGTGGTCACCATCATCACCGACACTTTCTAAATCGAAACACATAAAGAGTAAAAGTTTCATCACGTATTTACAATGGCATTAATTCAAATACCGTAAGTAAGAGTCATTGCTTTTCTAAAATGCTCCTGATTGTGCTCGTCGTCAGTAcattttttatacttttcacaacacacacacacacaagtcattgTCCCAAATCTGAAAGCAGAATATAAGacaaaaaatgatttgttatttaattcatattttcatacaAATGAAATATATCAAAAACATCACCCCTAGGTTGTAATAGAATCAGAATCCAAAACTGTCTCCCTACTATCCTTTCTTTCAGCTGAAGCTGTGCGGGTTGTTAGCGACCAGGAGAGGAATAGATGGTTGCCATGGCTTCATATTATCTTAGGTGCATAAAAGGGGAGAAAGCATCAACAGCGAAAATGACTCAGTACGCAATGAAAGGGTGAAAAACATTCAAAGATAAGAGTGAACAATGGCACTGCACTGATATGACCCTCATTTTTCCAAACATCATTAATCTGTCACTGTGCACATCAAAGAGTCAAAAGAAAAATCTATGAAAATGCAAAatccaaaaaagaagaagaagagagaaataaaaacaaaaaatctatGAAATGCTTTTGTGCTTTTCTTGTCTGGAGTGAGAAGGTGCTTTGCTTCTCACTCTTCCCAAGACAATGTCATATCAGTAAATCATTGcacatcatttctttctttcagtcaCGTGATTTCCCAGCACAGTTCTCCAGCCAGTTGTTGTTATTCCACTCGTGTGTCACTCGGTGGTGTGAGCTTTGGAGCAGCAGTGTGGCTGCTGCACGTTCTCCATCAGCAGACGGAAGGGGTTTCTCCTGCGTCTGCTCACCTTCCCGTCCCGTTCACTTCTCTTCCCGGCCCGGCCTTTACCCGACCCCGAACACCCCTGGGTGACCTCGG
Coding sequences within it:
- the cdhr2 gene encoding cadherin-related family member 2; protein product: MGAITGSILLLCLIIITPANTVPVISQDTYEVCGDTPRGAYAFTVQASSTEGKPLTYTFGASDYLKGDSRTGVVTTKLEIYLAGTTILFPVTVSDGSDEKSKTLRVLVRRANNYKPIFQGSYDVEIAENTTVGTTLFKVSAVDEDSGIPGVIRYNIDEVIPNDGFGLFTIADITGVVTLAGNLSFTSLSTFYRLKINATDGGGQCHFNYTNYNSNVVYSFVSVGDVPDIDPQFIGLPYIGSVMENTLVDSTVFKVKAIDPDIGISDVIHYSIEDSTVEGLFKISRTDGVISVMSAIDREVVGDTISLTVKATESKLNIHGLHGSTTANVSINILDVNDNKPEFYKCGGSGDERSCEKATSFTGEVIEHWLGSISINMTVKDPDRFSRTNLKLEGTDKDVFTVAPDHITSESIVQLLVKQPQLLDFEVTQQMVVQVVATDEDQSSFHSTATVTITIKDSNDNSPKFPEDTYRLTVPEHSAVGTLVKTITAEDPDTMDKDKLTYRLLPESILQYFYVDRLTGSIYVQNATLLDREVRSLYSATLQAMDTDGKTGTTQLEITVTDINDNRPVFNRDSYMVFVKEGEPMEVKIEATDADDPDTMNSQIVYGIEPSTYSDNFTINPNTGVLKSSVPLDLEALNPDLKGRIELNVTATDKGSPPLSAVVAVIVNVEDINDNSPQFEPPAYNFSVKEGDAFVGFVYAEDLDQTAEFNRISFSIMSGSFGTFIIRTDAQERGYRGTIRVDPDVELDYENTHKQFLLKIEATDLEQKTAVAMVEVNVLDVNDERPEFKPMAPVQVKENTTISGAVGKFTGHDKDGNHSLVYKLESIKCRCKSNSSQECSNWFILDPTGEVRLNPDFTVDYEECDQVEVEARVLDEYTEKGDNHSLTTGKMVIHIEDINDNSPQFIPSDSVFFVVSETASKGTSVAGVTATDRDTAEKNRQIDFKVTSVKFKDNNHTSDTRMLFEAITTQQKDVYVGIIQTTEGLDMSLKGKYLVTVTATDGGGLFSSTVLEIFTVDKTYQVKLGFTRSMEEVEQNRNSIVSALIAATKATVEVVAIQPDTPEESRSSISTIMVAYFVYSNGTALTSNEVEKMLSSPDHYPVLAGLGLIYIGKATVVGPETEPVKYILLGIVGGFIILLVVLITSLLCTRRNYQRKLKAAKAMNSASMVTSNNQKSGPVVPGTNKYTMEGANPVLNLNIDTNLVLDMDEGSSDVDKVSLNSLDYNDDMTIIGRDTKQNIMFQEEEEKEEKEEEYNGSPEYIEPLGEALAQRTPKKDKPYLGFNNPGFSNTTDL